The DNA sequence AAAATATCTTCTGGAAAATATTTTTTCATAATTTCCTTATGACTTGCCATCTTTAGCTTTTCATATATTCCAAAAATATCAAGTTCTCCACTTTGTACCTCATCTGTGTGTTCAATTGCAAAATCTATTTTTTTTACAACTGATTTAAAGTCTCTTATTTTTTCAAGCAATCCTTCTTTTTGAGCTTTTAAAATATTTACCAAGTTTACATCAGGTTTGATTAAATAACGGCTAATTTCCTTCAAGGAAAAACCAATCATTTTCATTCCCTGAATTATTTGAAGCTGTTTAATATCCTCCAGCATATAAGCTCTATGTCCATTATCCAATATTTTACTTGGTTTTAAAAGTCCTATCTGATCATAGTATCTAAGAGTCCTTACTGTTACACCAGCCATTTTTGCTAATTCCCCCGTTTTAAGCAATTTTTCCATTTTTTATCACCTCCCATATTAAGTATACAGCATAACGTTGCGTAACGTGCAAGAAAAAATTAAAAGCAACATTATTTATTACAATATTCCTAAATTTTGCGGTCAAATATCTAATCAATTTTTAATATATTCATCACATCTTTAATTATAACATTAATAAATTTTTCTTGAAAAGATTTTCCACCAACTTCTTTTAAAATTTCTGATATTTTTTTTAACTCTAAATCTTCAATTTTATTTAATTTTTTCATACTTGTATCTTTTATCTTCTCATCTGATAAATTTTTTATGTAATTTTCTCTGTTATATCCAATTAATTTAATATTTTTATTATAACGTTTTTTTAATTTATCTGCTATAATCAATCCTTCTGGATCTAAATCTCCAGAATATATAAGTTTTATGTCGCTTTTAACTGCTAAATCCATTAAAAATAGTGCTGATGATTTTATATTACCATATCCACAAATCATAGGAATAATAATATTATATTCAACTTTAAAATAGTTAAATATCTCTATAAATACAGCTGGATTCTCAACTATAATCAAATAATTATAGTTAGAAATAATTTTTTTTAATTTTGTAATTCCTGTCATAGGCATAATAAAATATTCGCCATTATTATAAAATTCTCTCCAGCCAGTGTGCCTTCCTTTTGCTATTTCTGCTTCTAATCCTGATATTGCCACGCTATTTGAAATGTCATCTGTAATTATACCTGCTTCAATATACATTTCAATTCTCTCTTCCGCATTTGTTGGATATTTCTTATTTAAATAATATGATATTCCATATAAAAGTAACTTTCCAGCAAAATTTTTATTGTCAAAAAAGTGTGGGTCTTTTGATATATCTGATGCAAATATTGCTAAAAGTTTATACTCTTTTTTGATTATAGGTAAATTATTTAGACCTTTTATTATTCTTTCTATTATAATTTCAAATTCATTAAGATTATTTTCTTTTTCAAATTTATTATATTCTTTTATTAAAATATTATTCCCTTTATTTCCTTCAATTAAAAATTTTAAAAATTCTCCGCCTACTGTTTCTGCATACCATTCATATAAGTCGACAAAAAACTTTTCTCTTTGTTTTTCATAATTTTCCATTTTATCTTTTTTGTATATAATATTTTCATTAAAATAAATTTCTAAAGCCAATTTAAAATTATCATTTGAAAAGTTCATATTATTAAAACTTTTTATTATATTTTCTATTAAAATTGTTTTTTTACCTATCTCGTAATTTTCTCCTGTAATTTCAGAAAGAGCTGATTTCTCAGCTCTTGACAGTTTTTCTTTTTTTATTTTTCCTAAAAATTTTCCAAATGACTCATATTTATTTTTAATAATTATTAAAATTTTTCTTAAATCTTTTTTAGATTTTAAATATTTCACTAATTCCTGCTCTTTAGTCATATTATTCTCCTAATTTTTTCTTCTCAACTCTTTATCCTCTAAAACATCTTCATATTCCCGCTTTTATTATCGTATAATTCTTTCCCCACTACAGCTGTTCTTTTATTTCCATTCCATTTATATCTAAATACTGTTACTACATCAGAATTATTTGGTCTATATAATTCAGCTATTGCAAGATTTGGTATTGTTCCATAATCTCCCCATAAAACCTGAGAATTAACTATAAAATCAAATTTCATATTAACCATAAATTCAAACATTACACTAATATTTCTTTCATCTACTCCTGCAAAAGCTTCATCAAGAGATATTATTTTTGGCGCATCTTTTGAAGCATTGTCATATCTGGCACTTACTGCTGCGAACAGCGGAACATACATTGTCATTGCTTTTTCTCCGCCACTAAATTTATAAAATTCATTTTGAGTTAATTGTTTTTTTAGTCCCTCTCCTCTTTTTACTGATAATTTAAATTCATACCACTCTCTATAATCCAGCAACTCTTTCATAATTGTATGAAATGATTTAATATTATCCTCTTTCTCCATCTCTTTTTTAGCTTCTGCTATTTTTGATTTAAAATGAGATACTATTTTCGTTATATCTTCTGTTCTTCTTGTAAATTCATCTTTTCTTAATAATTTAACAAGCTCACTTGAATTCATCTGTTCCTCATTATCTGGTTTTCTTCCAGCCCAACTTAATCCAAGTCTTATTGTATTAGTATTCATACTCTCCATTAATTTATTCATATTAAAAACCCAAATTTCGCTTTTTTCAATTTTTTCTGTAATTCTTTTACTAATTGTTTTTATTAATATCTCTTCAAAAAGCTCTCTCTCTTTATCTGCTAATAGTTTTTCATCTCTTAATATATTTTCTTCTATATCTGATAATATATGTATAAGATTTGTCTTTTCTCCTCTTATTTTTCCTATTACATCAACTCTTTTTAATTCTCCTAAAACTTCATTAATAACTCCATTTATAGGCTCATTAAATCTATATTCCATATTAAGTCTATAATCTGATAAATAGTTTTTTGATATTAAAAACTTATTATTAAGGTCATTAGAATACTCTATCCCTTTATCTATATCAATATTTCCTGATAATCTTTGTGATAATGCCTTTAATTCACTTTTATTGCTAATATCCAGCTCATTAACTACATACGCTAAATTTACCTCTTCATATAATCCTTTTTTCCAAGACGATTCTAACTCTTTTAAATTTTCGCTTTCTTGCTCTATTTTTATTAAATTTTCTTTTAAATTTTTTATTTCTGATTCTATTGAGCTTATTCTCATTATAGTTTCATTAAAATTTTTCTCATTTTCTTTACGTTTTTCTTTTAATTGTGCCAATTGCTCTACTAAATTTTCTATTCCTTCTTGT is a window from the Haliovirga abyssi genome containing:
- a CDS encoding MerR family transcriptional regulator gives rise to the protein MEKLLKTGELAKMAGVTVRTLRYYDQIGLLKPSKILDNGHRAYMLEDIKQLQIIQGMKMIGFSLKEISRYLIKPDVNLVNILKAQKEGLLEKIRDFKSVVKKIDFAIEHTDEVQSGELDIFGIYEKLKMASHKEIMKKYFPEDILQEVLHLEDQNKEIHDRLFSALKVVSLTEIDNVKQEDRDEIVNALKEFIKVLWGKVDQESIKKNFDLLNEMIKTQDMPEIKGINMDKLEMFISKKLIEKK
- a CDS encoding TIGR02679 domain-containing protein; translated protein: MTKEQELVKYLKSKKDLRKILIIIKNKYESFGKFLGKIKKEKLSRAEKSALSEITGENYEIGKKTILIENIIKSFNNMNFSNDNFKLALEIYFNENIIYKKDKMENYEKQREKFFVDLYEWYAETVGGEFLKFLIEGNKGNNILIKEYNKFEKENNLNEFEIIIERIIKGLNNLPIIKKEYKLLAIFASDISKDPHFFDNKNFAGKLLLYGISYYLNKKYPTNAEERIEMYIEAGIITDDISNSVAISGLEAEIAKGRHTGWREFYNNGEYFIMPMTGITKLKKIISNYNYLIIVENPAVFIEIFNYFKVEYNIIIPMICGYGNIKSSALFLMDLAVKSDIKLIYSGDLDPEGLIIADKLKKRYNKNIKLIGYNRENYIKNLSDEKIKDTSMKKLNKIEDLELKKISEILKEVGGKSFQEKFINVIIKDVMNILKID